Below is a window of Paremcibacter congregatus DNA.
TGCGCAAGGATGGCAAATTACTGATGGTGAAAGTCAATGCGGCCACGGCGGAGATCGTTGGCGTGAAAGGAAATGGTTGATGCGGTTATTGCTGGTTGAAGATGATCCGGACCTGTCCCGGCAGATGAAAATGGTGCTTGAGGAGGATGGCTATGCGGTCGATGTTTCCTTTGACGGAGAAGAGGGACATTATCTGGGGGAAACGGAAACATATGACGCGATTGTCCTGGATTTGGGTTTGCCCGTGATGGACGGTCTTAGCGTGTTGAACAAATGGCGTCAGGCGGGGATCGATACGCCCGTACTTATTCTGACGGCCCGGGATGGCTGGTCGGAGAAAGTTTCAGGCCTTGATGCCGGCGCAGACGATTATGTGACAAAACCCTTCAAGATTGAAGAAGTCCTGGCCCGGGTCCGCGCGTTGATCCGCCGGGCCGCCGGACAATCTTCGCCGGAATTAAGCTGTGGCGATGTGACCCTGAATACCACCACCAGCAAGGTCACACTGAATGGGGACCCGATCCGTCTCACGGCGCAGGAATATAAATTACTGGCCTATATGATGCACCATCCGGAAAAAATTATTTCCCGGACAGAACTGACCGAACATATATACGATCAGGATTTTGACCGGGATTCCAATACCATTGAAGTTTTCGTTACCCGGGTCCGGAAAAAACTGGGCGTGAATATCATTCAGACTGTGCGGGGATTGGGATACCAGCTTGTTAATTCGCAAGAAGAAAACAATTAGCCCCGACGGGTCGGAGAACCAATCCCTTTGGTTCCGGTTGATGTCTTTCTCGGCGGTGTGGACGTTTTTCGCGTTGATGCTGGGGGGATATCTGTTGTCGCTGACGTTTCAGGAAACCATCGAATCAAACTTTGACGACCGCCTGGACGGCCTGTTGGAAAATCTGGTCGGCATCAGTGGTACGACCTCGGAAGGGGAGGTCAGTTTCTACCGCGCCGTGGTGGACCCCCGGTTCGAGCAGCCCTATTCGGGTTGGTACTGGCAGGTCTCGGCCATTGATATGGCGCCTTATCGGTCGCGGTCGCTGTGGGATCAGAGCCTGGAACCGAATCTCGAAAGTCCGGCGCACCAGACCCGTTATTCCAATATTACCGGGCCGGAAGACCAGAAATTGCGTATGGTGGAACGGGACATCACCATTCCGGGGGAAACGACGGTTTTTCGCTTCAGCATCGCTGTTGACCGGTCTGAGATTGAAGCCCAGCGGGATCGTTTCGACAGTATTCTTATTTACTCTCTCAGCGCCCTGGGATTGGGATTAATCGCCGCCTCGTTATTACAGGTTTATCTTGGGTTGAAGCCATTGCGGAACATTCAGAGGACCCTGGCTAAAGTACGATCAGGTGAGGTGGCCCACCTGCCGAAAGACTTTCCGGCGGAAATCCAGCCGCTGGTTGATGAAATGAATGCGCTTCTGGATCACAATAATGAAATCGTCGAACGTTCCCGCACCCAGGTGGGTAATCTCGCCCATGCCTTGAAGACGCCGCTGGCGGTATTGATGAACGAGGCCAGCCTGCATAAAGGCGCGTTGGCGGATGTGGCGGGCAAGCAAGCCGATACCATGCGCCGTCAGGTGGAACATTATCTGCGTCGGGCACGGGTTGCGGCCACCACAAAAATCATTACCAGTCGTTGCGATGTCACGCCGGTGCTGGCTGATATCAGCCGGGCCATGACGTTGTTGCATAAAGACAAGAAATTCAGTCTACATTCTGGTGAGAATCCACAAGAATTTCAGTTTCGCGGGGAACGGCAGGATCTGGAGGAAATGGTCGGCAACCTGATTGAAAATGCGGCCAAATGGGCCAGCCATAAAATTGATATCGCCTGTGCGCGGAACGGAGACCAGCTGATTATACAGGTCAGTGATGATGGGCCGGGGATTGATAAAGCGGTGCGCGATTCCGTTTTTATGCGGGGTGAACGGCTGGATGAGGAAACACCGGGTACCGGACTGGGGCTGTCGATTGTCAAGGAACTGTCAGAACTTTACGGGGGGGAAGTGACATTGCTGGAAAATGAACCCCACGGTTTGTTGGCGCGTCTGATCCTTCCTGCAGCACGGTCATAACCCACAGAATTCGAATAATTATACTGAACCGGTTGTTCATGAATGGTTCAGGATGAATGGGCTACTTTTATTTTATCAACAAATGATTGGATGTGACATGAAGTATCCCAAGGTTGTTTTAATTTTGACCAGTATGGTCGCCCTGTCGGCCTGTGAACCTGGTTCAAAGGAAGGTTTTGGCACCATGCTCGGGGCCATAGGCGGCGCGGCCATTGGTTCCGCCCTTGGGGATAACGGCGACGGCACAACACATTTTTTCGCGGTGGCGGCCGGCACCATGGCCGGAGCGGCGATTGGCAACAGCATTGGCCGATCTCTTGATGAGGCGGATCGTGCCGCGATGGCGCGACATAGGCAGGTTGCCTTGGAAAGCTATCCGTCCGGTGAAACCGCAACCTGGTATAATCCGGATTCCGGGAATTCAGGCAGTTATCGACCAAAACCGGCTTATCAGACTGAAACCGGCCAGTATTGCCGGGAATATCAACAAACCATTACAGTGGGCGGCAAGACAGAAGAGGCTTATGGCAAAGCCTGTCGCCAGCCCGACGGCACCTGGAAAATCGTTAATTCATAAAACTAAGACCTTTTCTGGTGCCCACAGATTTTAAGCGGTTCCGGTTCATCCTTGAACATTCCCCTCCCCACATTTGTGCATGATGCACCCGGGGCCGCTTAAAAACCCTTCTATGAGACCCCAAACCTTCGATAACAGGATTTGAGAGATCACAGTCCGCTTCCCCTGACAACCTTCTTCCGGTAAAGTCTCCCTTGTTAGAATTACACAACAAACAAAGGGGCTTAAAATGAGTTCAATCGGTACTTTTGAAGCATTCGGCATTGTATTCGCTTTGCTGGGAATCATTATTCTTTTTAAGAGCGTCATTACCGTACGCCAAGGATATCATTATACAGTTCAGCGTTTTGGGCGCTATACCAAGACGCTTCATCCGGGATTTCATCTCATTATTCCGTTTTTCGATCAGGTGGGGTCGAAGATGTTGATGATGGAGCAGGTTCTGGATATTCCGTCCCAGGAAGTCATTACAAAAGATAACGCTATGGTCCGCGCTGATGGCGTGCTGTTTTTTCAGGTGCTTGATGCGGCGAAAGCCACCTATGAAGTCAATGACATGTTCCTTGCCATTCTCAACCTGACCATGACCAATTTGCGCAGCGTGATGGGGTCCATGGATCTGGATGAACTTCTGTCGCAGCGGGACAGCATTAACGGACGTCTTCTGGATGTGGTCGATGGGGCGACTCAGCCCTGGGGGATTAAAATCACCCGGATCGAGATCAAGGATATCGAACCCCCGCGGGATATCGTTGACGCCATGGCGCGTCAGATGAAGGCGGAGCGGGAAAAGCGCGCCAATATTCTTGATGCGGAAGGGTTTCGTCAGGCAGAAATCCTGAGGGCGGAAGGCGAGAAGCAGGGTACGATTTTAGAAGCCGAAGGCCGCCGGGAAGCCGCCTTCCGGGATGCGGAAGCCCGGGAACGCGAAGCCGAAGCCGAAGCCCGTGCGACGACCATGGTGTCCGAGGCGATTGCCAGCGGTGATGCACAGGCGATCAATTACTTCGTCGCCCAGAAATATGTCGAGACTTTGGGTAAATTCGCCAATTCTCCCAACGAGAAGCTGGTCTTTATGCCGCTGGAAGCCAGTGGCGTGATCGGGGCGCTGGGAGGCATGACGGACATGCTGCAAAATCTGGGTAAGGCGCCGAAAGCGGTTTCAGGCTCGGTGCCGACGTCACAGTCTAAATAACTGTGGGGATCAGACCGAAATTCGCACGGGGTATGCGGGGGCGCTTTGTCCTCCGCAGCCCTGTTTCGCAGTGAAAAAGTACAAGGAATGAATGATGGATTTCATGAATGAATTAACATTGAATCATTGGACCTGGTTTGTCATCGCGTTGGTGTTGCTGGTTCTGGAAATTGCCTTGCCAGGGGTGGTGTTCCTGTGGATGGCCATGGCCAGTGTCATCGTTGGCGGCGTGGTGTTTTTTGCCCCCGATCTTGGCTGGGAAGGCCAGTTGATCATTTTTGCGGTGCTCAGTATCATCAGCGTCTATGTCGGGCGGACTTTCCTGAGGCGTAATCCGATCGAAACGGACGATCAAAACCTTAATCAGCGGGGGCGCAGTTTTGTCGGGCAGACGTATAAACTGATTGCTGACATGGATAACGGACGTGGCAAGGTGCGTATCGGGGACACAAACTGGACAGTTGAAGGAGACTTCGACGGCCTGGCGGGCGACAAGGTCAAGGTTGTTGATGTGGATGTAACATATTTGATCGTGGAGCCTGTCTGATGCAAGAAAAAATACTGACGATCCGGTCTGCGGTGCCGGAAGATACGGGGCTTGTTTTAAGCTTTATCAAAGATTTGGCGGATTATGAAAAACTGCTGCATGAGGTGACGGCGACGGAGGACGATCTGAGGCAAAGCCTGTTTGGGGATCATCCGGTGGCACATGTGGTGATCGGTGAGATTTCAGGAATTCCCCAAGGCTTTGCACTTTATTTCTATAATTATTCGACCTTTCTCGGGCGGCCGGGCATTTACCTGGAAGATCTGTTTGTATCGCCTGACGCCCGGGGTAGCGGTCTTGGAAAGGCGTTGATATTGCATCTGGCGAAAAAGGCCTATGCCGAAGGGTGTGGCCGGATGGAATGGTCGGTGCTGGACTGGAATACACCAAGCATTGATTTTTATGATAGTCTTGGGGCCATGCCGCAGGATGAATGGATTGGCTACCGTCTGGACCGGGCGGGGTTGAAAAAACTGTCGGATTAATCGTCCGACATTATGGATAACCCTTCGTCGAGATAGTCGGGCATCAGATTGGTGCGCATCATATATTCGGCGGTATGGTCATTGCTGGCCTCGCGGGCGTCGGCAACGGCGTTGTTCCATTCGGATTTGCTGTATGTGCCCCGGCCAACCCACATAAGGGCCACCAGCTCGCTGCGTTCGTCGTCATGCATGCCGTTGATGACAGATTTCAGTTCCTGATAGGTTGTATCGGAGGCAAAGTCTTCGATGGTGGAATCCTCGGCCTGTGCCGCGAGGCTCAGCTCGGAGAAATGATTAGGTTCACTCTCCTCCGCCAGTTCCTCATCTATAATTGCGGGGGAAGACTCCGCGACTTCCCGGGCCATGGCAATGATATATTCAACTTTATCCTGTCTTAACGCATCCATGTCTACTCTCCGTTCCGGCTTAGTTTACCATTAACTGAAGCATGCGCCAAGAAAGGAATCTACTGCTTGATACAGATCAGAAAAATTCATTATTTCCAGACGGGATCAAGGGAACAGAACGGGGGTGTCATCGGGGTGCCACTGCGGATATTTTTTCATGATGCCTTTAAACATATCGCTGTCCAGATGATGCGTAAGCCAGCGTTGCAGATGGGGCAGGGGCTGGGCGAAAAACCAATCCCGGTCCACATGGGCGAATTGGCGAACGAAGGGGAACAGCGAGATGTCGGCGACGGTTTGCCGATCGGCAAGCAGAAAACGGAAATGGCTTAGCCTGTCTTCTAATTCTTGCAGGAACAGCATGCCATCGGCGCGGTATTCTTCCGCCGGCTGTTCCGGGAATCGGGACGCATATTTATATTTATCCAGCGCCGCCTTGAAGTAGCCATCGTTCTTCTGCCGCAGTGGTTCGGTGGTCGGCAGGAATGCCCGCCAGTCGTCGGGGTCATTCTGTTCCAGGGCCCATAGGATGATATCATAGCTTTCGTCGATGACCCGGCCATCAGGCAGTTGCAGCACGGGAACTGTGGCTTTGGGAGAAAGGGCAATCATTTCACGCGGTTTGTCGCGCAGCACCACTTCGCGCAGTTCACAGGAAACCCCGGCATAGGTGAGGCCGAGCCGCGCCCGCATGGCATAGGGGCAACGGCGAAAGCTATAAAGATGGGGAAGTTGAGACATGATGCACGGATTACTCACATTTGTTGGTCGAGGACGACTGGAAGTTTATAGAAAACTATTGTATAGTTAACGGGGCAGAAATAATAGGGATAGGGTGTTAAAATGAAGAATACGTCTACTGGCCTGGATAAAAATGTTGCTTCGGGCTTATGCTATGTCTTGTGCTGGATTTCAGGGCTTGTTTTTTTCCTGTTGGAAAAAGAAGATCAGGATGTCCGCTTTCATGCCATGCAGTCGATCATTGTCTTCGGGGGGCTTAATATTCTCAATATTCTACTCTCCATTAGCCTTATCGGATTGCCTTTGGTCCCGTTGGTCATGATCGTTTGGGTCGTGTTATGGGTCCTGTTGATCATCAAGGGATTTCAGGGCGAACATTACAAGTTACCCTATGTCGGTGATCTGGCAGAAAAATGGGCCGCCCAAATCAAGGCTTAAACCTTTTAAATGGTGCGTTTCATCCATTTATGCCGGATACCGGCGTCAAGAAATTCGTCGCCATATTCTTGAAAACCTAATTGTTGGTAAAACCCAACGACCTGAATTTGCGCGCCAAGTTTAAGGGTGGATACCTGGGCCTGTGCCTTGATGTCGGCGATAATAAATTCCATGAGCTTGCGGCCGATATTAAGTCCACGCCGGGTTTTGAGAACCGCGACCCGTTCAATCTTTGCAAGACCATCCACATAGCGCACCCGCGCTGTCGCTGTCGGCGCACCATCAACGGACAGAAGATATTGGTCCGCTTGCGGGTCAAGGCCGTCAATTTCTTCGTCCTGCGCAACATGTTGTTCTTCGACAAACACGATGGTTCTGATCTGAAAACATTTTTCCAGATCGGCAGCGGTGGTAATTTTTTCAATTGTAATATCAGTCATGATTTAGATATAGGAGATTGGCTAAAAATAAGCAATTGGATAAAAGTCTCGGTAATTGTTAATAAACCCTGAATATATACACGATAATGTTGCAGGCGGACGGGACACCATATCCTGTTTGTCTTGAATATATCATCGATAAAACGTTACTGGGGACGTCATGCGGGTTGGTTATTTTATATTTTGCAGCGGATTATATGCCATGCTGCTTTGGTCACAGGCTGCACATGCAGAACGCTTTTCGGGAAAAGTAAAACTGGACCGTTTAGATATTCTCGTTTCCGATTCTGCGCCGTACCGGGGCCATTTTGATCTATCGTCTGAATTGCCGTCGCAACAGGATTTTATCCTAACCAATGTCAGAATAACCTTTAATTTCAAAGATGATAAAGAATGGACAATCCGTTCGGGGGAACATATCAGGCAGGATACCGGTCGGGTGGAACGGCATAAGGGGCAATATCCTCTGTCGGGCATGGTTACAGGACAAACGGACCATTATGAGAAGGCAGTGAGCACGGAAGTTCACAGTAACCCGGGTGAGGTGGCGAAGCTGACTATTGGCCGCAATATCTATTATGGCACCACAAGTCGCCGGCGACAGGTGACACAAATACCACAGGGGCAGACAACCCTGCTGCTAGGGACCTATGCAGATACCGGCGATGGGGGACGATTGCGGCAACATTACAAAATTACCGACCGCAGCTTGGAACAGCGCCTGGATGGCTATGACGGTTATTTCACCATTCAAAATAAAATTCTGGATGTGACATCAGCTCAGGATCTCGCACATAGAAAACGGCTTGATTTCGAACTTTCAGGCGAAGGCGATTACATCCTGTTGGAGGCAACAGTTTGGTATGAAGGCCAGGTCAGTGGCGAGTTGATTCCAGAAACGCCCTCGGTGTTTTTTGCTAAGGGGTCGGGATTGTATGGCGCACTTGCCGGCGGATTGGTTTTAGGTTCTTTTGTCTGGCGCAGACGGGGGCAGGGGGATGACAAGGCAGCAGGCCCGCCGCGGCGTCCCCGTAAAACCACGAAGCCGCAAAAGCAGTTTCC
It encodes the following:
- a CDS encoding GNAT family N-acetyltransferase, producing the protein MQEKILTIRSAVPEDTGLVLSFIKDLADYEKLLHEVTATEDDLRQSLFGDHPVAHVVIGEISGIPQGFALYFYNYSTFLGRPGIYLEDLFVSPDARGSGLGKALILHLAKKAYAEGCGRMEWSVLDWNTPSIDFYDSLGAMPQDEWIGYRLDRAGLKKLSD
- a CDS encoding NfeD family protein; this encodes MDFMNELTLNHWTWFVIALVLLVLEIALPGVVFLWMAMASVIVGGVVFFAPDLGWEGQLIIFAVLSIISVYVGRTFLRRNPIETDDQNLNQRGRSFVGQTYKLIADMDNGRGKVRIGDTNWTVEGDFDGLAGDKVKVVDVDVTYLIVEPV
- a CDS encoding DUF3775 domain-containing protein: MDALRQDKVEYIIAMAREVAESSPAIIDEELAEESEPNHFSELSLAAQAEDSTIEDFASDTTYQELKSVINGMHDDERSELVALMWVGRGTYSKSEWNNAVADAREASNDHTAEYMMRTNLMPDYLDEGLSIMSDD
- a CDS encoding RT0821/Lpp0805 family surface protein yields the protein MKYPKVVLILTSMVALSACEPGSKEGFGTMLGAIGGAAIGSALGDNGDGTTHFFAVAAGTMAGAAIGNSIGRSLDEADRAAMARHRQVALESYPSGETATWYNPDSGNSGSYRPKPAYQTETGQYCREYQQTITVGGKTEEAYGKACRQPDGTWKIVNS
- a CDS encoding SPFH domain-containing protein, with amino-acid sequence MSSIGTFEAFGIVFALLGIIILFKSVITVRQGYHYTVQRFGRYTKTLHPGFHLIIPFFDQVGSKMLMMEQVLDIPSQEVITKDNAMVRADGVLFFQVLDAAKATYEVNDMFLAILNLTMTNLRSVMGSMDLDELLSQRDSINGRLLDVVDGATQPWGIKITRIEIKDIEPPRDIVDAMARQMKAEREKRANILDAEGFRQAEILRAEGEKQGTILEAEGRREAAFRDAEAREREAEAEARATTMVSEAIASGDAQAINYFVAQKYVETLGKFANSPNEKLVFMPLEASGVIGALGGMTDMLQNLGKAPKAVSGSVPTSQSK
- a CDS encoding glutathione S-transferase — its product is MSQLPHLYSFRRCPYAMRARLGLTYAGVSCELREVVLRDKPREMIALSPKATVPVLQLPDGRVIDESYDIILWALEQNDPDDWRAFLPTTEPLRQKNDGYFKAALDKYKYASRFPEQPAEEYRADGMLFLQELEDRLSHFRFLLADRQTVADISLFPFVRQFAHVDRDWFFAQPLPHLQRWLTHHLDSDMFKGIMKKYPQWHPDDTPVLFP
- a CDS encoding GNAT family N-acetyltransferase, with the protein product MTDITIEKITTAADLEKCFQIRTIVFVEEQHVAQDEEIDGLDPQADQYLLSVDGAPTATARVRYVDGLAKIERVAVLKTRRGLNIGRKLMEFIIADIKAQAQVSTLKLGAQIQVVGFYQQLGFQEYGDEFLDAGIRHKWMKRTI
- a CDS encoding sensor histidine kinase, with the translated sequence MLIRKKKTISPDGSENQSLWFRLMSFSAVWTFFALMLGGYLLSLTFQETIESNFDDRLDGLLENLVGISGTTSEGEVSFYRAVVDPRFEQPYSGWYWQVSAIDMAPYRSRSLWDQSLEPNLESPAHQTRYSNITGPEDQKLRMVERDITIPGETTVFRFSIAVDRSEIEAQRDRFDSILIYSLSALGLGLIAASLLQVYLGLKPLRNIQRTLAKVRSGEVAHLPKDFPAEIQPLVDEMNALLDHNNEIVERSRTQVGNLAHALKTPLAVLMNEASLHKGALADVAGKQADTMRRQVEHYLRRARVAATTKIITSRCDVTPVLADISRAMTLLHKDKKFSLHSGENPQEFQFRGERQDLEEMVGNLIENAAKWASHKIDIACARNGDQLIIQVSDDGPGIDKAVRDSVFMRGERLDEETPGTGLGLSIVKELSELYGGEVTLLENEPHGLLARLILPAARS
- a CDS encoding DUF4870 domain-containing protein, coding for MKNTSTGLDKNVASGLCYVLCWISGLVFFLLEKEDQDVRFHAMQSIIVFGGLNILNILLSISLIGLPLVPLVMIVWVVLWVLLIIKGFQGEHYKLPYVGDLAEKWAAQIKA
- a CDS encoding response regulator transcription factor, yielding MRLLLVEDDPDLSRQMKMVLEEDGYAVDVSFDGEEGHYLGETETYDAIVLDLGLPVMDGLSVLNKWRQAGIDTPVLILTARDGWSEKVSGLDAGADDYVTKPFKIEEVLARVRALIRRAAGQSSPELSCGDVTLNTTTSKVTLNGDPIRLTAQEYKLLAYMMHHPEKIISRTELTEHIYDQDFDRDSNTIEVFVTRVRKKLGVNIIQTVRGLGYQLVNSQEENN